One part of the Kryptolebias marmoratus isolate JLee-2015 linkage group LG13, ASM164957v2, whole genome shotgun sequence genome encodes these proteins:
- the tmlhe gene encoding trimethyllysine dioxygenase, mitochondrial, whose protein sequence is MFGTLRGLVRAAPGHRLPRALRESRTSRRYASARASATLRLLEDCLELCQDGAPRRFSYVWLRDHCRSASSYDPATHQRRLDTASVQLTIRPSSAAVDDGLLTLTWPGGHVSQYSLGWLAENSYEWKKQAAVQPRVLWSAGVYESTDVPSAKWDKFMSCDDELKKFLRNYLLYGIAFVDGVPATVEATESVTQRVSLIRETTYGRMWSFTSDFSRGDSAYSQLALDRHTDTSYFQEPCGIQVFHCLKHEGTGGRTLLVDGFHAVETLRRRSPGKFELLARVPIGHEYIENTGSHRNHMVAIGPVLNTYPWNNELYLIRYNNYDRSVINTAPHDTVQRWYKAHRELTAELRRPENELWVKLNPGKVIFIDNWRVLHGRESFSGLRQLCGCYLTRDDVLSTARCLGLQA, encoded by the exons ATGTTTGGCACGCTTCGCGGACTGGTGCGAGCCGCGCCGGGACACCGGCTGCCGCGTGCGCTCCGCGAGTCGCGCACATCCCGGAGATACGCGAGCGCGCGCGCCTCTGCGACCCTTCGCCTGCTGGAGGACTGCCTGG AGCTCTGCCAGGACGGGGCGCCGAGGCGCTTCAGCTACGTGTGGCTGCGGGACCACTGCCGCTCCGCCTCCTCCTACGACCCCGCGACCCACCAGAGGCGGCTGGACACGGCCAGCGTCCAGCTGACCATCCGGCCCAGCAGCGCCGCGGTGGACGACGGTCTCCTCACTCTGACGT GGCCCGGCGGTCACGTGTCGCAGTACAGCCTCGGCTGGTTAGCGGAGAACAGCTACGAATGGAAGAAGCAGGCCGCCGTGCAGCCGCGTGTCCTGTGGAGCGCGGGCGTCTACGAGAGCACGGACGTCCCATCGGCCAAATGGGACAAGTTCATGAGCTGCGACGACGAGCTGAAGAAGTTTCTCCGGAACTACCTTCTGTACGGGATTGCTTTTGTCGACGGCGTCCCAGCTACGGTAGAAGCCACCGAGTCGGTGACGCAGCGGGTCAGCCTCATCAG GGAGACTACGTACGGGAGAATGTGGAGCTTTACATCGGATTTTTCCAGGGGAGACTCCGCCTACAGTCAGCTGGCCCTGGACCGGCACACCGACACCTCTTACTTCCAGGAGCCATGTGG GATCCAGGTTTTCCACTGCCTCAAGCACGAGGGGACCGGCGGAAGGACGCTGCTCGTGGACGGGTTCCACGCCGTCGAGACGCTGCGCCGACGCTCGCCGGGAAAGTTCGAGCTGCTCGCCCGAGTGCCCATCGGCCACGAGTACATCGAAAACACGGGCAGCCACCGAAACCACATGGTGGCCATTGGCCCCGTGCTCAACACGTACCCCTGGAACAACGAGCTCTACCTGATACG ATATAACAACTACGATCGGTCCGTGATTAACACGGCCCCCCATGACACCGTCCAGCGCTGGTACAAGGCGCATCGGGAGCTGACCGCGGAGCTCCGGCGTCCAGAAAACGAGCTCTGGGTGAAGCTGAATCCGGGCAAA GTGATTTTCATCGACAACTGGAGGGTCTTGCACGGGAGGGAGTCTTTCAGCGGCCTGAGGCAGCTGTGTGGATGTTACCTGACCAGAGACGACGTCCTCAGCACGGCCCGTTGCCTCGGTCTGCAGGCGTGA